One Bufo gargarizans isolate SCDJY-AF-19 chromosome 4, ASM1485885v1, whole genome shotgun sequence DNA window includes the following coding sequences:
- the LOC122933785 gene encoding nephrocan-like, producing MASCPRRCSCDSPRTIQCYRVSAIPSNVPATIGKLYISHSKIRRVQFLDFGEMPGLQELVLFSCGIETIENNTFKALNNLKMLEVWKNKLTSIPQSLPSKLEVLKLGDNSICSLNLQDFDGLTKLRILEVQNNLLSTLSFEVFSPLSNLQTLILDGNGMHTISGVSRLLNLKYLNMENNKLMFFYENFFTHFPSLQYLRIAGNQLIRVPPQLPKSLLSLRLERNYLKSVRVRELKQLENLFDLNLSGNQLFSVDGLHVVTNLTSLDLSKNQLSTLPHKLPTKLQRLDYSNNQISRITVQDMKGLASLKHLFLDNNGMIVFEDKALQGCGHLSNLAMEQNLLTSLPLGLPATLTRLDLKGNKIDHVGVHDVKELKHLQVLNLRNNKLTSIDDNVLESLPRLRHLHLDGNPWNCTCSLLKVRRLLLDKGTDIKEGQCAEPPYCRGERWMSSNTMLRQCETYYTFDKGKESKKKLKVSEASNGKPHIDEDEDYDSEY from the exons TTTTTAGACTTCGGTGAGATGCCGGGCTTGCAGGAACTGGTGTTATTTTCCTGTGGAATAGAGACTATTGAAAACAATACGTTCaaggcactaaataacttgaagATGTTGGAAGTATGGAAGAATAAACTCACCAGTATTCCCCAATCACTTCCATCAAAGCTGGAAGTCCTAAAATTGGGTGATAATTCAATTTGTTCATTAAATCTCCAAGACTTTGACGGTTTAACCAAACTCCGAATTCTTGAAGTCCAGAACAACCTCCTCAGTACATTATCATTTGAGGTCTTTTCTCCACTTAGTAACTTACAGACCCTTATTCTGGATGGTAATGGTATGCACACCATATCTGGAGTGTCTAGGCTTCTCAATCTCAAATACCTCAATATGGAGAACAACAAACTGATGTTCTTCTATGAAAACTTCTTCACACATTTTCCAAGCTTACAATATCTCAGGATAGCTGGAAACCAACTTATTAGAGTTCCACCACAACTACCTAAATCCCTACTGTCTTTGAGGTTAGAGAGAAATTATTTAAAAAGTGTCCGTGTCAGAGAGTTGAAGCAACTGGAAAATCTTTTTGATCTTAATCTTTCTGGAAATCAGTTGTTTTCAGTGGATGGGCTACATGTAGTTACCAATCTGACTTCTTTAGATCTGTCCAAGAACCAACTCTCAACTCTCCCTCATAAACTACCAACTAAGTTACAGAGACTTGACTACAGCAATAATCAGATTTCAAGAATAACGGTGCAAGATATGAAAGGCTTGGCCAGCCTCAAACACCTCTTCCTGGATAATAACGGCATGATTGTATTTGAAGACAAAGCACTTCAGGGATGTGGTCACTTGTCCAACCTAGCTATGGAGCAAAATCTGCTAACATCTCTCCCTCTGGG GCTTCCAGCTACTCTTACAAGGTTGGACCTCAAAGGAAACAAGATAGATCATGTTGGAGTCCATGATGTAAAAGAACTAAAGCATCTTCAGGTTCTCAATCTTCGAAACAATAAACTGACTTCCATAGATGATAACGTTCTCGAATCCCTGCCTCGCTTGAGACACCTCCACTTAGATGGGAACCCCTGGAACTGCACCTGCAGTCTTCTTAAGGTCCGAAGATTGCTACTGGATAAAGGAACTGACATAAAGGAAGGACAGTGTGCCGAGCCACCATACTGCCGTGGGGAGAGGTGGATGTCCTCTAATACCATGCTACGACAGTGTGAAACCTACTATACTTTTGACAAAGGCAAAGAAAGTaagaaaaaactgaaggtttctGAGGCATCAAATGGGAAACCTCACATAGATGAGGATGAGGATTACGATTCAGAATACTGA